The candidate division KSB1 bacterium genome contains a region encoding:
- the fliQ gene encoding flagellar biosynthesis protein FliQ: MTTEFVLFWGQQTVKTAILVTAPILLAGMVVGLTVGIFQSVTQIQEMTLTFIPKMAVIILVILFLMPWMLTTLTDFTTSIYHQMSVISK, encoded by the coding sequence ATGACGACTGAGTTTGTATTATTTTGGGGACAGCAGACAGTTAAAACAGCCATACTGGTAACCGCGCCTATTTTATTGGCAGGCATGGTGGTCGGTTTGACGGTTGGAATCTTTCAATCTGTTACCCAGATTCAGGAGATGACCCTGACTTTTATTCCAAAAATGGCAGTGATTATTTTGGTGATTTTGTTTTTAATGCCATGGATGTTGACGACTTTAACAGATTTCACTACCAGCATTTATCATCAAATGTCGGTGATTTCAAAGTGA
- the fliP gene encoding flagellar type III secretion system pore protein FliP (The bacterial flagellar biogenesis protein FliP forms a type III secretion system (T3SS)-type pore required for flagellar assembly.) produces the protein MRKSQGWKKIVILGILLVFCFMSAGPLLAQGLPKISVEFPDNGEKKNYTLAIQILFLITVLSLAPAILIMTTSFTRLVIVFHFLRQALGTQQTPANQIIIGLSLFLTYFIMQPVFAEINKTSVQPFLADKITQEQALENGIQPIRKFMLQQIRDKDLMLFVNLAKIEKPKSPSDLPTYILIPSFIISELRVAFQLGFVIYLPLLLIDLIVGVVLMSMGMMMLPPVMISMPFKILLFVLVDGWYLVVESIVSGYQLF, from the coding sequence ATGAGAAAAAGCCAGGGATGGAAAAAAATTGTTATTTTAGGTATCCTGCTGGTGTTCTGCTTTATGTCGGCAGGTCCGTTACTTGCTCAGGGTTTGCCCAAAATTTCTGTGGAATTTCCGGACAATGGAGAAAAAAAGAATTACACGCTCGCGATTCAGATTCTTTTTCTCATCACGGTTCTTTCTTTAGCGCCGGCGATTTTGATCATGACGACCTCGTTTACCCGGCTGGTCATTGTTTTCCATTTTTTGCGGCAGGCTCTCGGAACGCAGCAGACTCCGGCGAACCAGATTATCATTGGCTTGTCCTTATTTTTGACATACTTTATTATGCAACCGGTTTTCGCTGAGATAAATAAAACCAGCGTCCAGCCGTTTCTCGCGGATAAAATTACTCAGGAGCAGGCTTTGGAAAATGGCATACAACCGATACGAAAATTCATGCTTCAACAGATTAGAGATAAAGATCTTATGTTGTTTGTAAACTTGGCTAAAATTGAAAAACCAAAATCACCGAGCGATTTGCCGACTTACATTTTGATACCGTCTTTTATCATAAGTGAGCTGCGAGTGGCGTTCCAGTTAGGTTTCGTGATCTACTTACCCCTGCTGCTAATCGACTTAATCGTGGGGGTGGTCCTGATGTCAATGGGAATGATGATGCTGCCGCCGGTGATGATTTCAATGCCGTTCAAGATTCTTTTATTTGTTCTTGTCGATGGCTGGTATCTGGTTGTGGAATCAATTGTGTCAGGTTATCAGCTATTTTAA
- a CDS encoding flagellar biosynthetic protein FliO: MHHGRLILFLLIVLVCSLTDIRSVSASVPQEKSIEQGEQSPPDPAQEPEFNIDRNPITLFLKMFGFIIVIGLILYLGLRAYKTFASGNGMGGRHSAPIKILSSSIIGPKKSLCLVDALDHLLLLGVTDGQISVLLQIPATELNEEMKKSLLRKNNNPDPNFKKLLNRFLKK, from the coding sequence ATGCATCATGGAAGATTAATTCTTTTTCTTTTGATAGTTCTGGTCTGTTCACTCACTGACATTAGGTCAGTCAGTGCAAGCGTGCCGCAAGAAAAATCCATTGAACAGGGTGAGCAATCACCACCTGACCCGGCCCAAGAGCCTGAATTTAATATAGACCGTAATCCGATAACCCTGTTTTTAAAAATGTTCGGGTTTATAATTGTCATCGGCCTGATCCTCTATTTAGGGTTGAGAGCTTATAAAACGTTTGCTTCTGGCAACGGAATGGGTGGTCGGCACTCCGCTCCGATCAAAATTTTGAGCTCAAGCATAATCGGCCCCAAAAAATCGCTCTGCCTGGTCGATGCACTCGACCACCTGTTGTTGCTGGGAGTTACGGATGGCCAGATTTCTGTTTTATTGCAGATTCCTGCAACTGAATTGAATGAGGAAATGAAAAAATCTTTACTGAGGAAGAACAACAATCCTGATCCAAATTTTAAGAAGTTATTAAATCGTTTTCTGAAGAAGTGA
- the fliN gene encoding flagellar motor switch protein FliN — translation MADELKEEMTGPFENEEAQAEPQAGSGEVEKSPEEAAAEEAQAEPQAGSGEVEKSPEEAAAEEAMMAMAEEEAAGAEAGLAKPDEAPEEIAADEPVRAMAEQEEADQAEEVESVPETSIKNLDLLLDINLQITVELGRKDMNFGDILQLGRGSIVELNKMADEPVDIYVNQSKIAQGEVVVVDEHFGVRVTKLLSSARMKKLG, via the coding sequence ATGGCAGACGAACTTAAAGAAGAAATGACGGGACCTTTCGAAAACGAAGAAGCCCAAGCCGAGCCGCAAGCGGGTTCAGGGGAGGTTGAAAAGAGTCCCGAGGAAGCAGCGGCCGAAGAAGCCCAAGCCGAGCCGCAAGCGGGTTCAGGGGAGGTTGAAAAGAGTCCCGAGGAAGCAGCGGCCGAAGAAGCCATGATGGCTATGGCAGAAGAGGAAGCCGCCGGGGCCGAGGCCGGTTTGGCTAAGCCTGATGAGGCTCCTGAGGAGATTGCTGCTGACGAGCCTGTGCGTGCGATGGCGGAGCAGGAAGAAGCCGATCAGGCGGAAGAGGTTGAAAGTGTCCCGGAAACCAGCATCAAGAATTTAGATTTATTGCTGGACATCAACTTGCAGATCACAGTTGAGCTTGGACGCAAGGATATGAATTTTGGTGATATTTTGCAATTAGGCCGGGGTTCAATTGTCGAGTTGAATAAGATGGCAGATGAGCCGGTCGACATTTACGTGAATCAGAGCAAAATCGCCCAAGGTGAAGTGGTTGTCGTAGACGAACATTTTGGCGTTCGCGTCACAAAGCTGCTGAGTTCTGCGAGGATGAAAAAATTAGGATGA
- a CDS encoding flagellar basal body-associated FliL family protein, with translation MADEDIDKNQELEKKSDDKKAGKGGLLKFILIPTILIAQAVGAYFLVFNVLLEHPNKGKNAQKTNNLEVGYFFELGDIVINPANTSGKRYLVMEIGLEAKKEKVITEAESKEIWFRDAINTLLTNKTEAELLDISKRSLLKKEILKLINSRMKEGKFSKVYFKKYIMQ, from the coding sequence ATGGCTGACGAAGATATTGATAAAAATCAAGAATTAGAAAAAAAATCCGATGATAAGAAAGCGGGTAAAGGAGGATTATTGAAATTTATCCTGATTCCGACAATTCTCATTGCCCAGGCTGTTGGCGCTTATTTTCTGGTATTCAACGTTTTGTTAGAGCATCCCAATAAGGGAAAAAATGCCCAAAAAACGAATAATTTGGAAGTGGGATACTTTTTTGAACTTGGTGATATTGTAATTAACCCTGCCAACACTTCCGGAAAAAGATATTTGGTGATGGAAATTGGCTTGGAAGCCAAAAAGGAGAAAGTGATTACCGAAGCAGAAAGCAAGGAAATCTGGTTTCGCGATGCAATAAATACATTATTGACGAATAAGACTGAGGCAGAGTTATTGGACATATCAAAAAGAAGCCTTTTGAAAAAAGAAATCCTGAAACTAATAAACAGTCGAATGAAAGAAGGAAAGTTCAGTAAAGTTTACTTCAAAAAGTACATCATGCAATAA
- a CDS encoding OmpA family protein, with translation MSDEKKKQEEEDDEPSSPAWMATFADMMMLLMCFFILIMSFSTMELDKFKMAMGSLQGALGVLGVQKKLRPDQSWFSPKTQNPQQLKQKSILDHVEKLREEIKKQKIEDKISIEEQGGEVYIQMKENMLFDSGKAKLKPTYFNLLSLIAKTLFEDAKQIRVEGHTDNLPIQTKEYPSNWELSIQRALNVVRHFVNHENIHPAKLIIAGFGEHKPIAANDSPVNRAKNRRVLLNLKY, from the coding sequence ATGAGTGACGAAAAAAAGAAACAGGAAGAGGAAGATGATGAACCATCGTCGCCGGCGTGGATGGCAACTTTCGCCGATATGATGATGTTGTTGATGTGTTTTTTCATTCTCATTATGTCTTTCTCTACAATGGAATTAGACAAGTTTAAAATGGCGATGGGGTCGCTGCAAGGCGCCCTGGGTGTTTTGGGAGTACAGAAAAAGCTTCGACCCGACCAAAGTTGGTTTTCACCGAAGACCCAGAATCCTCAACAACTTAAACAAAAAAGCATTTTGGATCACGTTGAAAAGTTGCGCGAGGAAATTAAAAAGCAAAAAATAGAAGACAAAATCAGCATCGAAGAGCAAGGCGGCGAAGTTTATATTCAGATGAAAGAAAATATGTTGTTCGATTCCGGCAAGGCAAAGCTCAAGCCGACCTATTTCAACTTGTTATCTTTAATTGCCAAAACATTGTTTGAAGACGCGAAGCAAATAAGAGTCGAGGGACATACGGACAACCTTCCTATCCAAACGAAGGAATATCCTTCAAATTGGGAGCTGTCCATTCAAAGGGCTTTAAATGTGGTCAGGCATTTTGTGAACCATGAAAATATTCATCCTGCTAAACTTATAATTGCCGGTTTCGGCGAACATAAACCAATTGCCGCTAATGATTCGCCGGTCAATCGCGCCAAGAATAGAAGAGTGCTGCTAAATCTCAAATATTAA